A stretch of the Osmerus mordax isolate fOsmMor3 chromosome 12, fOsmMor3.pri, whole genome shotgun sequence genome encodes the following:
- the LOC136954545 gene encoding terminal nucleotidyltransferase 5C: MTDQSTAQRFHHLTAEQVEVLDQVLSEVVPIHGRGNFPTLELRPRDIIAAVRTRLQTQGITVRDVRLNGSTASHVLVRDNGTSYKDLDIIFGVELPRQEDFQVIKETVMGCLLECLPAGVNRERISSSTMKEAYVQKMVKVFTEHDRWSLISLSNNSGKNLELKFVSKLRRQFEFSVDSFQIILDRMLECYLLEEDPQAKTIPRTSSGLPVVEVLAESMYGDFEAAMDHLRYRLIATRNPEEIRGGGLLKYSNLLVRDYRPASETQIKTLERYMCSRFFIDFPDVQEQQRKILSYLRNHFIGEERSKYQYLMTLRRVVDDSTVCLMGHERRQTLNMITVLALRVLGEQNIIPNTDHVTCYYQPAPYLAEHSASYIAEPSYCSYYIPQGARRRPSLLSTPGSHGDAETDEPRREHE; this comes from the exons ATGACGGACCAGAGCACCGCTCAGCGGTTCCACCACCTGACTGCGGAGCAGGTGGAGGTCCTGGATCAGGTTCTGTCCGAAGTGGTTCCCATCCACGGCCGTGGAAATTTCCCAACACTGGAGCTGCGGCCCCGTGACATCATTGCGGCGGTCCGCACCCGTCTGCAGACACAGGGCATCACCGTGAGGGACGTACGTCTGAATGGATCCACTGCCAGCCATGTTCTGGTCCGAGACAACGGGACCAGCTACAAAGACCTGGACATCATCTTTGGTGTGGAGCTTCCGAGGCAGGAAGACTTTCAG GTGATAAAGGAAACAGTGATGGGCTGCCTGCTGGAGTGTTTACCTGCAGgggtgaacagagagaggatcagCAGCTCCACCATGAAGGAGGCCTATGTCCAGAAGATGGTCAAGGTCTTCACCGAACACGACCGCTGgagcctcatctccctctccaacaACAGCGGCAAGAACCTGGAACTCAAGTTTGTGAGCAAGCTCAGACGGCAGTTTGAGTTCAGCGTGGACTCATTTCAGATCATCTTGGACCGTATGCTGGAATGCtacctgctggaggagga CCCCCAGGCT AAAACCATCCCTCGCACCTCCAGTGGCTTGCCCGTCGTGGAGGTCCTGGCAGAGAGCATGTATGGGGACTTTGAGGCCGCCATGGATCACCTGAGGTACCGGCTGATTGCCACACGGAACCCGGAGGAGATCCGGGGTGGGGGTCTGCTCAAGTACAGcaacctgctggtgagagacTACCGCCCGGCCAGCGAGACCCAGATCAAGACGCTGGAGCGCTACATGTGTTCGCGCTTCTTCATCGACTTCCCTGACGTGCAGGAACAGCAGAGGAAGATCCTGTCCTACCTGAGGAATCACTTCATCGGCGAGGAGCGCAGCAAGTATCAGTACCTGATGACCCTGCGGCGCGTCGTCGACGACAGCACGGTGTGCCTGATGGGACACGAGAGGCGGCAGACGCTCAACATGATCACGGTGCTGGCGCTGAGGGTTCTGGGAGAACAGAACATTATCCCCAACACGGACCATGTGACCTGCTATTACCAGCCCGCGCCATACCTGGCCGAGCACAGCGCCTCCTACATTGCCGAGCCAAGCTACTGCAGCTACTATATACCACAGGGAG CACGCAGACGACCCAGCCTCTTGTCCACTCCAGGTTCCCATGGAGACGCAGAGACTGACGAGCCGCGGAGAGAACATGAGTGA
- the LOC136953903 gene encoding charged multivesicular body protein 1B2 isoform X1, with amino-acid sequence MSNMEKLQRNSKKCDKEERAEKGKVKKAIQKGNTEVARIHAENAIRQKNQSINFLRMSARVDAVAARVQTAVTMNQVTKSMAGVVKSMDATLKSMNLEKISALMDKFEHQFETLDVQTAQMEDTMGNTTTLTTPQNEVDLLMHEMADEAGLDLTMELPQGQTGSVGASVASTEQDELSQRLARLRDQV; translated from the exons ATGTCGAATATGGAGA AATTACAACGCAACTCAAAGAAATGTGACAAAGAGGAAAGGGCAGAGAAGGGCAAAGTGAAGAAG GCGATCCAGAAAGGCAACACTGAGGTTGCCAGGATCCATGCGGAGAATGCCATCCGTCAGAAGAACCAGTCCATCAACTTCCTAAGGATGAGTGCCCGTGTGGATGCGGTGGCAGCGCGGGTTCAGACTGCCGTCACCATGAACCAG gTCACCAAGTCCATGGCTGGGGTTGTGAAGTCTATGGATGCCACACTGAAGAGCATGAATCTGGAAAAG ATCTCTGCATTGATGGATAAATTTGAGCACCAGTTTGAGACATTGGATGTGCAGACAGCTCAGATGGAGGACACGATGGGCAACACCACCACCCTGACTACACcacaa AATGAAGTTGATCTGCTGATGCATGAAATGGCTGACGAAGCAGG GTTGGATCTGACCATGGAGCTCCCCCAGGGCCAGACTGGTTCAGTGGGCGCTAGCGTGGCATCGAcagaacag GACGAGCTTTCTCAGAGGCTGGCCAGACTGAGAGACCAGGTCTAA
- the LOC136953903 gene encoding charged multivesicular body protein 1B2 isoform X2, with amino-acid sequence MSNMEKHLFNLKFAAKELQRNSKKCDKEERAEKGKVKKAIQKGNTEVARIHAENAIRQKNQSINFLRMSARVDAVAARVQTAVTMNQVTKSMAGVVKSMDATLKSMNLEKISALMDKFEHQFETLDVQTAQMEDTMGNTTTLTTPQNEVDLLMHEMADEAGLDLTMELPQGQTGSVGASVASTEQDELSQRLARLRDQV; translated from the exons ATGTCGAATATGGAGA AACACCTCTTCAACCTTAAATTTGCTGCCAAAGAATTACAACGCAACTCAAAGAAATGTGACAAAGAGGAAAGGGCAGAGAAGGGCAAAGTGAAGAAG GCGATCCAGAAAGGCAACACTGAGGTTGCCAGGATCCATGCGGAGAATGCCATCCGTCAGAAGAACCAGTCCATCAACTTCCTAAGGATGAGTGCCCGTGTGGATGCGGTGGCAGCGCGGGTTCAGACTGCCGTCACCATGAACCAG gTCACCAAGTCCATGGCTGGGGTTGTGAAGTCTATGGATGCCACACTGAAGAGCATGAATCTGGAAAAG ATCTCTGCATTGATGGATAAATTTGAGCACCAGTTTGAGACATTGGATGTGCAGACAGCTCAGATGGAGGACACGATGGGCAACACCACCACCCTGACTACACcacaa AATGAAGTTGATCTGCTGATGCATGAAATGGCTGACGAAGCAGG GTTGGATCTGACCATGGAGCTCCCCCAGGGCCAGACTGGTTCAGTGGGCGCTAGCGTGGCATCGAcagaacag GACGAGCTTTCTCAGAGGCTGGCCAGACTGAGAGACCAGGTCTAA
- the tbx22 gene encoding T-box transcription factor TBX22, giving the protein MQGLSSRAHAFSVEALVGKSCKRMKVENEKEASSMGDTGTDAGTIIHDSEDYVEDPPSNPRKKARSTPMTPGSDPEEEPRIVGVDEPGLAEETRGPGESMCHPGRDVRVDLQGSELWNRFHEIGTEMIITKAGRRMFPSVRVKVRNLDPCQQYYIAMDIMPVDSKRYRYVYHSSQWMVAGNTDHSCIAPRLYVHPDSPCAGETWMRQIISFDRVKLTNNEMDDKGHIILQSMHKYKPRVHVILHDQRMDLSQIPSLPAEGVYTFSFQETEFTTVTAYQNQQITKLKIDRNPFAKGFRDPGRNRGVLDGLLESYPWRSPLSLDFKPFTLLQGNSGMSASGVLPLKSLIPFSCPPPAHPFSLSCQEGSLHSLSLPLYCKSSSPLAARAFSSPEGGRLRGLPPLSPLSDLSFFSALQGKKASYYRGSCLQGPLGAPSCLLPLQSPLSPRAPHPHHPHHPDSAAGASYCLYRYGLPMNPHLAALSRHAKLAEGTTDCLRGHLQTAWHPTTNHCL; this is encoded by the exons ATGCAGGGTCTGAGCTCACGAGCCCATGCGTTCTCGGTGGAGGCGCTGGTCGGGAAAAGCTGCAAGCGGATGAAAGTGGAGAACGAGAAAGAAGCAAGCTCTATGGGAGACACCGGAACCGATGCAGGAACCATAATTCACGACTCAGAAGACTATG TTGAAGATCCCCCGTCGAACCCCAGAAAAAAGGCACGTTCGACACCGATGACGCCTGGGTCTGACCCAGAAGAAGAGCCTCGGATAGTCGGGGTGGACGAGCCCGGCCTGGCTGAAGAGACCAGGGGGCCGGGAGAGAGTATGTGTCACCCGGGCAGAGATGTTCGGGTAGACCTGCAGGGTTCAGAGTTGTGGAACCGATTCCATGAGATCGGGACAGAGATGATCATCACCAAGGCTGGCAG GAGAATGTTTCCGTCTGTGCGCGTGAAGGTGCGTAACCTAGACCCCTGCCAGCAGTATTATATCGCAATGGACATCATGCCAGTGGACTCCAAACGTTACAG GTATGTGTATCATAGCTCACAGTGGATGGTGGCGGGAAACACGGATCATTCCTGTATCGCTCCGCGCCTATATGTGCACCCGGACTCCCCGTGCGCTGGAGAGACTTGGATGCGCCAAATAATCAGTTTCGACCGCGTCAAACTCACCAATAATGAAATGGACGATAAAGGACAT ATAATACTTCAGTCGATGCACAAATACAAACCTCGCGTTCATGTGATCTTGCACGACCAGCGAATGGACCTGTCCCAGATTCCGTCGCTCCCAGCCGAAGGCGTCTACACCTTTTCCTTCCAAGAAACGGAGTTCACCACCGTTACAGCCTATCAGAATCAACAG ATAACTAAGCTGAAGATTGACAGGAATCCATTTGCAAAAGGCTTCAGAGACCCTGGAAGGAACAG GGGGGTGTTAGATGGACTGTTGGAGTCCTACCCATGGAGGAGTCCCCTGAGCTTAGACTTCAAGCCCTTCACCCTTCTACAAG GAAACTCTGGGATGTCAGCCAGCGGGGTCTTGCCCCTGAAGAGCCTCATCcccttctcctgccctcctcctgcacaccccttctccctctcctgccaggAGGGCAGTCTTCACAGCCTCAGCCTGCCCCTCTACTGcaagtcctcctcccctctagcAGCCCGGGCCTTCTCCTCCCCTGAaggaggcagactgagggggCTGCCCCCTCTGTCCCCGCTCTCAGACTTATCCTTCTTCTCTGCGCTGCAGGGGAAGAAAGCCTCCTACTATAGGGGCTCGTGCCTCCAGGGGCCCTTAGGGGCCCCCTCCTGCCTGCTTCCCCTGCAGAGCCCTCTGAGTCCCCGGGCTCCACAtcctcaccacccccaccaccctgactCTGCTGCCGGTGCCTCCTACTGCCTCTACCGTTACGGCCTTCCCATGAACCCCCACCTCGCCGCGCTCTCTCGCCACGCCAAGCTGGCCGAGGGCACCACAGACTGCCTTCGAGGGCACCTACAGACAGCCTGGCATCCCACCACCAACCACTGCCTCTGA